A region of the Oscarella lobularis chromosome 17, ooOscLobu1.1, whole genome shotgun sequence genome:
ttaattattgtgTTTTTATACTTCTCTTAGTACGGCAAttatttcgtcgttgtctcCGTCGAATGCTGCTTCTAataagcgtttttttcttctctcttcctctcgcttgcgacgtctctcttcctcgtattttctcttctgcttttcctcctcgtctCGTTCCATTTTTATCAGCTGAACCCATGCCTATGATaatgttaattaaatcggtatttaatttatttatttaattaggtaCATCTCTTTGTATTTTATCCATCAATTCATCgtattctttcttctcttttctcttcttagcTAGCTCCTTTTTAGCTCTATACTGTCGATATtttgtttgaatttttctcgcAGCAGCTTCTTCCACTTTTGTCCATTTTTTTGCTGCAGACTTCGATTTTTGCTTTGCGTCTCCCGCCACTTTTGCTGGGCTACTGGACACGCCCCGTCCTCCACGTCCCCGCCCTCTACTAGCAACATTCGCAATTCCCCGTCCTCTCACTGCCCCAACATTTCCGcgagctgctgctgctgctacaACGGGTTTTCTTGCAGTAGCAGTTGCTGCACTTCCCGTTGACGTTCGATTTGTCTTTGTTGCAGCCTTCGCTGCGATTCTTTTCGGCGGCATAGCAACGCCTTATACGGGCAGTGTAAGACTCGAACATACGGGATCGGCGTGTGACTTTTACGACAGAAatggacgacgaaatcgtttgGACACCCGAATTAGAGATAGAGCTCTTTCACAGCATGCAAGGACATAAACCAGTAGGTGTGTTGAAAGTGGGGCCTCCCAATTCGGAAATCCTCGCGAGAAAACCTCTTTCATCCGTCAGGCGTTAGTCGACACTTTCAGATGGTACACATACACGACAAATTGAGTCGAGCAACGAATCGCACGTTTACAATCACGCAGATTTGGGATCATCTAAAGTCGATGTACAATCTCGACGAATTGGTACACTTTTAGCTCACTTTTAGATATATCGTAGCGTACGTTATTATGGTGGTATCTAGAATGATCTCGAATCGAATCCTTTTCCAATGGATCAAAAGGATTTTTGCCTACCAGAGGACTATGGATGCGAATTAGATAACGATGGTATTAATGAAattatttgacgtcacgacgcaCATGCGCAAACGGACCGATAATCGTTAATTTTTATATGTTCATATAGATAAAGTTGCTCCTGCGTTGAAAAGTGGAAGTATTCCTCCGAGTCCTATTTTACCCGAGTCTCCAGGCACtggaaggagaaaacgaacgCGTACTCTATCGTCGAATCCGTCGCCCGCTTCTCCCGCCACGGCGAGtggaaaacgtcgtcgggtTGATAGAAATGCATAGCGCGCTAACTATAGCTAAAGGAGTTTTATCGAATTACGCACGCGCAATCGCagttctcgtcgaaacgggATATTTGTGACCGTTGGCGTTCCTCTCGTGTCGGGCCTGATCTCGTAGGCAGCTAAGGCAAAGGCAGCGTTATTTCACTCCAAAGGAGTAAGATATCGCGTCGCAGAAGCGCACTATCGCTTCGCATCGACGCGAATCCCACTTTCGGTACGATTTTCCCATTCCCGTGTAGGCAAACGGGGAAGCGCATGGGAAACTTGCTCAATTTGCTGACGGATCGCAATGAATCGCCCAAatacgacgtctttctcgacttcgaagGTAAGGCGTACTGTAGCAACGCGACCGCGACGCGCGCACGTTCCTTtgtgagagagaaaaaggccAGTCAAATCGCCGGTCGGGGCGACGACgccccgcgcgcgcgcacagCAACGCGGTTGCGATGCTCGAACATCGAtctctctctcgcgcgcgcgcgcgccccGCTCCCCGCACGTTCATTGcgacgcgaatcgatcgatggaTCGCGTCGTTCACACGCGTGCTAGAGCGAACTCTCCGAGAACGATCATATCCTTTACGACCGATCGCATTCTTTTCCAATCGATCGGTCGTCAGACTTCGTTCGACAAACAAAAGTCGACGCcctttcaaagaaaaaaaacacgcgaatttgtgacgtcactaaaagtgtgggcgtggctctttttttcccccctaAGATGCCCAGCCGAAAGCCGAGGAAATGTCGACTCATCAAAAAGTGCTAGCGACACTGGAACGATCCTCACGCATACTCGAAGAATTGCGCTCGTACGAGGGTGCAGGCGAACAAATTCGCCAGGCCATATCCAATccgaaaagcgacgattttcagCAGTCGGCATGGCGATCGGTTTGCCCGCTCGTCGCTCAATTGAAATCATTTTATGAGCATTCACTCGAATTAGGTCCGTAGGAATGGGGGGAGGGGGCGTGGTTTTTGCaattaaattttgattttttctttatatatagaaaaagCTTTTGTCGTGTTATTAGAAGTTTTGACAACGTCGGATTTAAGACCTTTAGATCATTTGAGGGAACAGCAGGTAAGGGGAATgttgcgtgggcgtggtcgcaTTGCATGCCGGGTCCTTGTGTCCTTAGCATTCTTCTTGCTTTTGGGTTACACTCAGGTTGGCATGCTAGAGAAATAATCGTTATTGGGGGAGAGATATTAGCAATTGGGACGGGATGGGCGTGTCTCTTATTGTCAGTCACTCTTCTCATATTTTTCATTCTCAAGGCTTTGGTGAAACAATTCGCCGAAATTCTACATTTCACGTTGACGTTCGATGATCTAAAAGTGGGCGTGGGACTTTGTTAATTAGTAATTAGAGAGTATCTATTGTAATCTAAATCAGATGACGAATCCGTCGATTCAAAACGATTTCAGTTACTACAGACGAACCCTGaacaaaatgaaaatgagCAATGACGTAGTaaggaaaaacaaataaataaataaataaatagaaaaaaacctTCTCcttccctccctcccccccaAGAGAGAAGGTGATAAAGATCCCTCCGATTTGGCTGGCGTTAGCAACGAAATGGCTAATCGAATGTCCCTCTTCTATGCCTATCCGACACCCGTTCTCAAAACGCTTAGCGAAGCCACAGCCAAATTTGTTGAAGAcgtaaaaataaattaggAAATATTCTCGCATTAGAAAATGTAGAGTTTTTCTCTCAGCATAAGGATTTGCCTATTGATAATACCACCGAGTGCCTAAGTACCATGGCAACGGTGTGCAAGATCATGATTGAGAACCCGtacgtaaataataaaaaaatcaatagatcaatatTTATCCTGTGACGTAGTGAGTATAAGGAGAGATTGAGAAATGAGGAAAGCGCTTTGTATTGCCTTCGCGTCATGGTTGGCGTCATCATTCTTTATGATCACGTGCATCCGGTGGGCGCTTTTGCAAAAAAGGCGGCTATTGATGTAATATAATCTAGttcattttttaaaataaatacaataTTGGGAGGATATTACATCATAGATACGGGGCTCTATCAAAGTGCTGAGAGACTATCCGGTGCAAAGTCAAGTCGAGAGTCTCATCAATGCTCTTAGGTagtataattaattaaagaattaattaattgataatTTTAACTTTCCCCAAGATATACTACGAAGCATTTGAATGATGAAACGACGCCAAAACTGGTGAAATCTTTGCTAGCTGAATAAATAGAAGCGGGGGAGCATGTGGGCGGGTAGAAGATTATGCAtattgtttctctttttttttgttcgttttcttgGTAGTACGAGAGGAAGCGGACGTTTTGTTGACCCACTCGataatttttctgttttctctcttctccacCCCGAGTAGTATCTCTTCatctttttatttcttggactctttttttctgtacaCGTGTCGCGGTTATCCGGGCTCTCATTCGTTCGATTCCCCGTATAGTATCTTTACATTCGTTCGCCTTTTCGTCTCGCCTAGTC
Encoded here:
- the LOC136197314 gene encoding MRG/MORF4L-binding protein-like; its protein translation is MDDEIVWTPELEIELFHSMQGHKPVGVSRHFQMVHIHDKLSRATNRTFTITQIWDHLKSMYNLDELNDLESNPFPMDQKDFCLPEDYGCELDNDDKVAPALKSGSIPPSPILPESPGTGRRKRTRTLSSNPSPASPATASGKRRRVDRNA
- the LOC136197310 gene encoding CYFIP-related Rac1 interactor B-like translates to MGNLLNLLTDRNESPKYDVFLDFEDAQPKAEEMSTHQKVLATLERSSRILEELRSYEGAGEQIRQAISNPKSDDFQQSAWRSVCPLVAQLKSFYEHSLELEKAFVVLLEVLTTSDLRPLDHLREQQALVKQFAEILHFTLTFDDLKMTNPSIQNDFSYYRRTLNKMKMSNDVREGDKDPSDLAGVSNEMANRMSLFYAYPTPVLKTLSEATAKFVEDHKDLPIDNTTECLSTMATVCKIMIENPEYKERLRNEESALYCLRVMVGVIILYDHVHPVGAFAKKAAIDIRGSIKVLRDYPVQSQVESLINALRYTTKHLNDETTPKLVKSLLAE